From one Triticum urartu cultivar G1812 chromosome 3, Tu2.1, whole genome shotgun sequence genomic stretch:
- the LOC125545768 gene encoding uncharacterized protein LOC125545768, which translates to MSTDEAKPAGSALTHQVDGISQIFVKNSDAQKMKHPSSLHYYNGFIKLGNQAEKLESIDVTVLGFSTTEIGKIHYDNLANFDHPGIIEAFAYGVGKGKHSNNSFLAVTKFETTFEGYLRRDGPALDQQNRFTENFINFLRDIIVAMEELHRQGYYCAKLHGSHIAIINEGGSQRARLWRFGKIKGDTEAEISKAKDWVRLGNLIEKVCLIAESDDLHMRMTKKELKGTNILKHHALLTVREKFENILSLNQYISLNLKEPQEESEYLIVSDLSLQTLEENLDRKHYWDILSFVHPTSVSGVTDTLRGFIYSLRTIIEHEVRYLTPELLEENKGIVKDLEHYIQKEWEELYLKLQEIAVQLSLEY; encoded by the exons GTTGATGGCATAAGTCAGATTTTTGTAAAAAACAGTGATGCCCAAAAAATGAAACATCCCTCTTCTTTGCACTATTACAATGGATTTATCAAATTGGGTAACCAAGCTGAAAAATTGGAGTCAATTGATGTAACTGTATTGGGCTTCTCAACTACTGAAATTGGAAAGATTCATTATGACAATCTTGCAAATTTTGATCATCCCGGAATAATTGAAGCTTTCGCATATGGAGTTGGCAAAGGAAAACACTCAAATAACTCCTTTCTGGCCGTCACAAAATTTGAAACTACATTTGAAGGATACCTTCGGAGAGATGGTCCGGCGCTTGATCAGCAAAACCGATTCACGGAGAACTTTATAAACTTTCTCAG GGATATCATTGTAGCCATGGAGGAGCTGCATCGTCAAGGCTATTATTGCGCAAAGCTTCATGGAAGTCATATTGCAATCATCAACGAAGGCGGTTCACAAAGGGCGAGATTGTGGAGGTTTGGTAAAATTAAAGGAG ATACTGAAGCAGAAATAAGCAAGGCGAAAGATTGGGTTAGATTGGGAAACCTGATTGAGAAAGTATGTTTAATCGCAGAATCTGATGATCTTCATATGAGAATGACCAAGAAAGAACTGAAAGG GACAAACATCCTGAAGCATCATGCGTTGTTAACCGTCAGAGAAAAATTTGAAAATATTCTATCCTTGAACCAATATATATCACTCAATCTGAAAGAACCACAAGAGGAATCAGAATATTTGATAGTATCTGATCTGAGTCTACAAACATTGGAGGAGAATTTGGATAGAAAACATTATTGGGACATACTTTCCTTTGTACATCCAACAAGTGTAAGCGGTGTCACCGACACATTAAGGGGCTTCATATACTCCTTGAGAACAATCATTGAACATGAAGTTCGGTACCTTACACCCGAG TTGCTGGAAGAGAATAAAGGAATAGTCAAGGATCTTGAACACTATATTCAAAAGGAATGGGAAGAATTATACCTGAAATTGCAAGAGATTGCAGTGCAATTGAGTTTGGAATATTGA